The genomic region GCTATTGCAATGGTGGAAGGCCTAAAAAGAAGTGAAGCTAACAGAGGAGTGGACTAGATTGCAAGACAATCTAAAAAGAAGATGTTGCTTGGTGACCGGATTAATTCCCATCCATCTTCTTTTGTTAATATTTTTAGCAAGGATAGTATGTCTGGTTGGATCTAGCTAATTGAGATATTTTCTGTTATCTCCTCATTAGCTGGGTGTTGTTTCACTGTCTGGACAGGTGTTTGTTAAGTTTCTATCGAAATATTAATGAATTGATTTCAGGCGAAAAGAAAAATCTGCAAACCATTTTTTAACCTCCAGATTTATgggcttttttatttttattttataatttatattcaaatttcttaataatattatttttaatatttgaaattttatcttcaagtataatttattttatcattgtacacataataaatttgaaattttttgctTCAAAATTAAATGTAAAGAAATTAGTTTACGAGCATGGACTTTCTCCTAGTAACCTAGTTATTTTCAAATTTATATATGTTGGTCTATCCGCCTAATTAATGTCTAatttattgattattattatctatttttTGTGGTGGCTCGAATGTTTCTTTCACTCATTTAAATTCCTCATACTTCTCTCACCTTAAGTAGCTTCAATCTTGTAATTATTGTTTcataatttcaaataaaaatgtCTAGCACAAAGAAGAATTGGCCAAAACTTCCATTGGGGATCAGACTTCTCATTGCTGCTCATTCTATGTCTGTGGATGCTTTTAGCCGCTACGATGGCAGCGCAGTAAATCGACGTCTCATGAATCTTTTCGACCCTAAAGCCTCTCCATCAAGAAAACCTGATAATGGCGTTGTGTCTTCCGACATCGTGGTTGACACCACCCGCAAACTTTGGTTCCGCCTATACAGCAACACTACCACCGCTGGCAAAATGTCCATTCCCATTATAGTCTACTTCCATGGTGGAGGCTTTGCGTATATGGCGGCCAATTCAATGAACTACGATGACTTATGCAAGCGACTTGCGCGTGAAATTCCTGCTGTAGTTGTTTCCGTCAACTACCGTCTGTCGCCTGAGCACCGATATCCGTCACAGTACGAAGATGGTTTTGACGTTTTAAAGTTCATTGATAACCCTGATTTTGAAGGCTTTTCTGCTTTTGGTAATACCGATACCAGTAGCAAGAAGGCTTTTTTTATTGCCGGAGACAGTGCAGGTGGCAACCTGGCGCATCATGTGGCCCTCAAGGCTTGCCAGCATCAATTTTCCCTATTGAAGCTTCATGGAGTTATAGCGTTACAACCTTTTTTTGGTGGAGAGGAAAGAACAGAATCGGAGCTCAAACTTGTTGGGGCTCCATTAATCTCTGTGAAGCGCACTGATTGGATGTGGAAGGCTTTCTTGCCGCACGGCTACAATCGGGATCATCATGTTGTTAATGTATTTGGCCCAAATTCTGTTGATATCTCAGATTTACCATTTCCACCAACCCTTGTTTTTATAGGTGGTTTTGATCCTCTACAAGATTGGCAGAGAAAATATGTTGAGGGATTGAATAAATCTGGAAAACATGTTTACAAGATTGAGTACCCGAATGCGTTTCATGGCTTTTATGCGTTCCCCCAGCTGCCTGACACATCCTTGCTAATGGCTGAGATCAAGAACTTCGTGCTGAAGCAATTGGATCAATAGCTCTTCTCTTGTTTTTTTCCTGATAGCCATCGCAAAATCTATGTATGCTGTACCTGCACTGCTTCATAAATGTCTCCTCACATAGGGTAAAACTATTAAAGCAAAATAAGTCTCGAGTTTTCACTAGACGCATACTGTTATGGTTTGTATTTGCACTTCTTGTCCTTGTATTAACACAACATTTCAGACATATACTATTAAAGGAAAACCAATTTGGCTCCAGACTAAAGGAAAACAAATTATAAAAGAGTATGGATTAAAAAATGTTAAAGTGAATAGGAGGTCCCTATTTTATAGGAATTAgatcaaattagtccctctattattaaatagactaatttagtccctatactattaAAAACAATCAAATAAGTCCAAATTATAACAGAGTTAACATTTACATAACtataaaaactttaaatatattaactcattaaacaataaaaatgaTTTTCAAACGTAAAATATTAACTCTATTCCAATTTgactttatttaattctttttaatagtacacgggttaattcaatccatttaatagtAGATGGGCTAATTTAATCGAGTCCCTATAATAAATTAGCCTTTTAAgtaaatatttgtttttatggaGTTAAAGCTATTTTTAggctaaaattcaatttaatattgATTTTAAAGTGTATGGAtcatttttaatttctatttacaTTGCTTTTATTTTTGAATTCTCTTATAACTTTGAATTAGAAAAAGGGTTAAAATATACCATAAGTCACTGTAATcttcataaatttagaatttaatttttatatatattttttaagaatttagtctctttactttttagatttcaaaatttaggtccaATTGTTAGTGTGACATTTTGGAATAAAAAAATATTCATTTGGTAGTCATGTAACTTAAAATTGATATTGTAATGAGCTTGAATCTAATGaataattttaatagtgttaatagttaaacatgaattatgaaatttgaaaagtaagagactaaattttaaatttgtaaataaTACAAAGACTTAAGgcatatttaaaaaaattgtcaAAGAACATTACTTTCATTCATGTTATTTCTAATGtaattttattaagtaatatgaaattaatataaatatattaatcacGATATGTCACATGTATGTGATATTTGAAGATTTAGTATGATTAATTATGTACTAtattcatgttttaattaatatcCAATATGGTATATGGATAAATCTAAAAATATGGACTTTGGTTAAATTTAGAATATTACATGTGAATTTTGATACTGTGTAATTTTAcatgatattttaatttgattcaattttcataaaCAACTAATATTATTATCGATATAACACcattttatatttacatattacaaaaaaaattatacttatctaatataaaaataaattggtatattcatttatttaaatatgtacaATCGTatcaaaatcaaagtttcatgtaTACATTTGATCCAAAATCAAATTTTAACGTGTATAATTACACAAAACCAAAGTTCATGTACCAAATtgcatattaaataaaaatatatataaaattttgatatttatctttATGATATATGATACAAAGTTATAATTGCATATTTATTTTTACCCATTTGCTGAAGTGATTCATGCTCAAGATTAAAGTTCAATCTATAAGTTCATCTGTGTAATAATATAGTGTGTAAGTGTGTGATTTTAAACTtgtatgaaaaatatttatttttcatcaaaagtTTTATTGATATAATAATTA from Gossypium arboreum isolate Shixiya-1 chromosome 1, ASM2569848v2, whole genome shotgun sequence harbors:
- the LOC108462736 gene encoding probable carboxylesterase 18, yielding MSSTKKNWPKLPLGIRLLIAAHSMSVDAFSRYDGSAVNRRLMNLFDPKASPSRKPDNGVVSSDIVVDTTRKLWFRLYSNTTTAGKMSIPIIVYFHGGGFAYMAANSMNYDDLCKRLAREIPAVVVSVNYRLSPEHRYPSQYEDGFDVLKFIDNPDFEGFSAFGNTDTSSKKAFFIAGDSAGGNLAHHVALKACQHQFSLLKLHGVIALQPFFGGEERTESELKLVGAPLISVKRTDWMWKAFLPHGYNRDHHVVNVFGPNSVDISDLPFPPTLVFIGGFDPLQDWQRKYVEGLNKSGKHVYKIEYPNAFHGFYAFPQLPDTSLLMAEIKNFVLKQLDQ